Below is a window of Indicator indicator isolate 239-I01 chromosome 9, UM_Iind_1.1, whole genome shotgun sequence DNA.
TTTCAGACGGTTTGATTTCTGCTATTGTAGGCATTTCAAATTCTGGTCACTTGAAAGTGACCAGATACTGGCCAAATACTCTTTTTGCCAGTGACTGTAGTGTAAGATCACTTAAAACTCTGTACATGCTCTGTTACACACTTTGAGTCAAGGAGTATTACTAAGGAGGTAAAATTATAAGATACTGATGTCTCTTacaggtatttttttaatttttcaaaatgAGAGTTTGGCTTCAGGATTAACATTTGGAAATTGTGGACTGTGGCATTTCATTTTACATAAAAATACAGCTTGAAAGTAATGTAAATGCATGCAGTACAAATACATCTTTTTGCAAATCAGACAATCTCTTGAGTACTGAACTGCACATCTTTATTAGAATACTTCTATATGAAAGTGGTGGTACTGACACAGTTAAAGACTGGTAAGGTAACTGTTGAAGGATCCAGGGCAAACAAACTGTTTCTAGCACCTTTGGTTGTTAcgatttttacttttctttttctggattAATTTTGTGACTGTTTATGTTGCCTGAAAAGAGAAGGGTCAAGGAAGAAGAGGCAATATCTCTATGAGAAGTGCTGGATAATTAATACACTTTAAAGGTCAAATGCATGTCATTAAAAATAGTCTGGAGTAACATTTTTGTACAGAGAAAATCTTGCATGAAATTTGTGTGACAAAATGTTGGATAAATGCTGCTCTAAACTAACTCCAGCAAATCAGTTCATAGCTTGGATCTGTTGTTCTtaattttttcactttttaacaGGTATGAATGGCTTGACCCGAGCATCAAAAAGACAGAGTGGTCacgagaagaagaggagaaactgTTGCACCTGGCCAAGCTCATGCCAACCCAGTGGAGAACCATTGCCCCGATTATTGGGAGAACAGCTGCACAGTGTTTGGAGCACTATGAATTTCTGCTGTGAGTTACTATTTTGCTAGGGGTGCCCACTAGTAAAATTTGTAGTGGTTGCTGTACAGATGTGCCATTCCCTTCTGAGGTACAGTGGTTTTGAGCTGACCATGTCATTTTGTCAGCAAATCCTGAAGAACTATTTCCTTTCAGTCGATGTGTCTATCTTGAAAGAAGCAGCTTCTGGAACCTGCAGAGCAGACTTGAATGAAGATAGGTGTATATTTTCTTGCTTCTGGTTGTTCTGGGTCAAGATTGATTTCAGGtttattttagtgttttttgACTGACTGATCAGCACAAGTGGGTGTataagagagaggaagaaagacaaagaggTATAAAGCACTTTTGTTGGCTGAACGTTCAGCTGATGTTTCCCTGCGCTGCAGGGGGTTTCTTTAGgccaagaaaaggaaagcaatttCTTCCCTTGTGAGCTTTCTTAATTCTGTTACAATTAAGTATAAAAGCATAATGGGAAACACTTGATTGTTCATTTTTGTCACACTACCTGAATTCTTGTCCTTACCATTAAAGATATCCAAGGAGAGTTCTCTGCTCTTAGCTATGTCAATATTATATTTCATGGTTGTAAGGTAATAGTGTCGGGCTTCTTTCTTGTGTGTGGTTAAAGATTGTGTTACTACTGTGTTCATGAACCTTTTCTGCAGGTACCTTGTTACAaggttacctttttttttatcagacGTTGGGGATGTTTAAGGGATGGTTATTATGAGTCTGGAGGAAACCAAAGAGCCAATTGTGACATATCCATAATGTGTTTTTTAGGGacaaagctgctcagagagacaATGAAGAAGAAACTGCTGATGATCCTCGGAAACTTAAACCTGGAGAAATTGATCCAAATCCAGAAACCAAACCAGCTAGACCAGATCCTATTGACATGGACGAAGGTAAGATAGAAGTTTGGTTACTGTTTTTTGCAGCAATCTGATCtctttggatttttattttacatagtctctgggtttgggttttttctctctgcttccctgatAATTTTTTCATACAGATTTGGTCTTACATCTGTATCTGGTCAGTCAGTTATTCTtttcaagttttctttttcttttctgctgtgttttctgcCTCCTAACATGTCTTCATTATCTCTTACCATGACTGCTTTGCTTTGACAACTGCTCTGCTTGTTTGGATTCATATTTCTGTATCCTCATATTTTCCCATCATCTCGTATCACTCAGAAGAAGCTGTGCTGAAGCACAGGAGAACTGTGTGACTTTTTCCCTTGCACATAGCAATGTTATGAATGAAAAATGAAGGTTTCTAGAATTCTGTGAATGAACCATTGGCGGTTTTGAACAGTCACAGGTTCAGAAATACAGCACTCTTGCATTTACACTACCTGAATATAAATGAAATGTACAAGTTCTTTAATACAGTACCCTCAGATGAAAAAGGTGTAAATGAAATTATAATTTCCTGAGTATGGTCAGTTTGCCTCTATGTAGATATTTTGATTTGTGGTAGATGTTAGTTGAATTGTTTCCAACGTTAGACTTTTTATCTTAAAGTCTTCCTTTCATCTGGCCAATGATTTATAAATTATATTGGAACATCTTGGAGAAAACTAATTTAGTGATCATGCAGAACACCTGTGAAAACATGGATTAATTAATCTTTTAAAAGATTGCTTTCTGATCTTAATGTCGCTTTTTCCTTTACTCCCATCTTAAGTGTGGATTCACAGCTGTATTTATCTGTTCTATTGTAGATGAACTCGAAATGCTGTCTGAAGCTAGAGCTCGTCTGGCTAATACACAGGGAAAGAAGGCCAAACGAAAAgcaagagagaagcagctggaggaagctAGGTAAACTTCTGCTTCGTATACTAGGGCTGCTTTTGTTGACTCTGGAGCATTTACAATACAGAAATGCAGGCACGGTCTTAAGTTCAAATCAGACATTGCGTTAGCATTCTTGTTGTCTGAATATGTGCAGCCCTGTCTCAGCAGCAACTGATTTTAGTACCAGATCTTGGGATACAGGAGCCTCCTCTAGGTATGCGCTTGAAATGATGTACTGTTCCTGTTTGTTTAGACGtcttgctgctctccagaaAAGGCGAGAACTTCGGGCTGCTGGAATTGAGatccagaagaaaagaaagaagaagagaggtgTGGATTATAATGCAGAAATTCCCTTTGAAAAGAAGCCCGCCCCTGGTTTTTATGATACCTCAGAGGAAAACTACCAGTCCTTGGATGCAGATTTCAGGAAGCTGCGTCAGCAAGACCTGGATGGAGAATTAAGATCGTAAGTGTGTGTTACACTAAGGAGAGAAGAGTATATTTGAAAAACTGCTTTGGGAATGTCTGAAGTACAACATGGGCAGGAACTGTGTTTTCTGTGGTGCAGATAGCAGTGCAGATTGCTTCTGCCCTTTCATTGTCCtgtaatttttttatgtttccAGAAgctaacttcttttttttttttttgagaataaAGTTTGTCATGCACATTCTTTCTCTTTAAAGGGAAGAGAAATTGGTTCCCGGTCCTACAACTGCTGGAGAAAAAGCAACTATTCGCATGCCCTTGTTCTTACTATTTAAATTCTGGAACTGacgttttttttcttctgttgattGTGGCTGAAGCAATGACCTTTTGTCTAATTCCATAACTTAGAAGCATTATAGTGCCTTGTAGGTTCTGCTGCAAGATCTGCAGACCAGATCTAATCACTTGGTTACCACAAGGTGGTTGACTTTTCCTGCAACATGCTTTATTTCCATGTATGCAACTTTTGATTAAGGTATAGgctttttgctctttgcttgctTCACATTGTAGCAGTTCTGTGTGTTCTAAAATGATTTTCTCTTACCCATAATGACAGTGAAAGGGAGGGTAGAGAGCGCAAGAAAGACAAACAACATATGAAACGGAAAAAAGAGTCAGACTTGCCTTCAGCTATTCTACAGACCAGTGGAGTGTCAGAATTTaccaaaaaaagaagtaaactAGTTCTTCCTGCTCCTCAGGTATGCTGTTCATTGACCAGTAAACAACTTTAGTCAAATGGATCTTACGGTTGTGTTTTATCTTACTATGCCTTGGAATTCTCTCTTTTAAAGATATCTGATTCAGAACTTGAGGAAGTTGTGAAAGTAGGCCAGGCAAGTGAAATTGCACGCCAGACGGCTGAGGAATCTGGAATTACAAATTCAGCTTCCAGCACTCTTCTGTCTGAATATAATGTGACCAACAACAGCATAGCACTAAGGACTCCCAAAACTCCAGCTGCACAAGACAGGATCCTGCAGGTAGAGTATAAATGTACAGAAcaggcttttggttttgttgcagtGCTCAGTCAAACAGGGTTAAGATTCCTTAGATTATATCGAGTACTGTAGTTTGGACTGACATGTGATCTCAAGAACACACTGAAAGGTGGTAGAAGCAGATCCACATCTATCTAATCTGTGCTTGCCATATATATGAAAACTATgatgcttctttcttttttttttttttttaatattatagaTTGTCTGCAACTTAGCATTCTCCTGATGTCCTTATCCTGGATACCTTTTTGAATTGAAGATGTATGTGGTTTTCATGTCCTTAGAACAGTGCCTTTCATGTtgtttccttcttattttttgCTGTTAAGCTTTTGTTTCGCTGTATTATACATACACACAGTTCTCTAGATGGATTAGTAGTGTCCTGTGACTATCAGCTGCTATGTGCAGTAGTTTCATTATCTCAGCTCATTTCCTGAGTGCTTAAATTTGCACTGTGAAAAGGAGAAATAGAATAAAGAATAAGGAGGTGCTCTTAAAAGCCTTAAATACTGACTATTCTCTTTTGGAACATTCTCTTTGAAGTGCAATTCAGATAAAACTTCATTGATTTTTGGAGTGCAAGTGTACTAAATCTTGCAGACTTGTGGAATCTGACAAAGTGAAGGAATTCGAAATATTAAGTAATTCACTCGTTTTTGCAACTCCAGTTTATAGTTTATTTTACTGGGAACAGTAGCATTTGTGAATATGTGTGGGTGTTTAAGAAGTGTTAAATTTATTGCTAATCAAGTAACTCTTAGGCTTTTCTTGTTACTGTTACACATGCATAATGGAGTGTGACTGTAGAAGTCTCAGTGATGTACAGCTTGTGTTATCTGTTACACAGGAAGCCCAGAATTTGATGGCTCTCACAAATGTGGATAcccccctgaaaggaggtcttAACACTCCCTTGCATGAAAGTGACTTTTCAGGAGTAACACCGCAGAAACAAGTTGTTCAGACTCCAAATACTGTGCTTTCCACGCCCTTCAGGTAAAGCAGACTATTTTCTAATGGGTGCTTCACTGGGGAGGTATCTACTGGAGGTAGAGCAGATTGCAGTGTGTGAAATAGTAGGTGATGGTCATGGCTTTGAAACAAATCTGAACTCGCTTTTATTTCAAGCCCTTGGTGAacagctttctccttctctgtgtcACCAAGCTCTGTCTATATTTTGCAGTAGATAGCTCACTGGAGCTTTGGCCCAAAGTGAGGTCTTCTCTGGTCTGGAGCAATAAAAAATACTCTGATGTAATACAGGAGTACAAACTGTAGGATGGAGTGTCATTCTGTATGTGGATCCTAGCTTTTCCAAAGTATTGCCACTGAGCCAAAGGTGTGGGAGGTCCCATAGCCAAACCCACATGGAATTTTTGAAAAGCTGGAGTAAATGTTTTGCAAGccatgtgtatatataaaacAAAGTATTTCTGATATTGCCAATCTAAATAGTAGGGAATTGCTGGTTTAACTTGTACTGTGGACCTGAGTAAATACCTATCCCACAAGTGCCAGATACCATACAACTAAAAACCATCACATGTAGTACATTTTGCCTGTCAGTTTCTTAGGTACTAATTTTGCTTGTATGGTGCTAGTAGGAAAAGTagagaatgaaataaaaaggacCTTTATAGCGGCTTTTCAAAAGCAGTCTTATTTTGTTGTTCAAAAGCTGTGTGCAAAAGCTTTGCTCTTTTAATTGGATCTAGGCAAGTAAATCCTTTTCTGGAGATCTCTTGGCATTGCTGTGGTACAGAATGAATCTAGAATTTGGCCTAGACTGATCTGTCCATTCATTAAGGtgatttggtttaaaaaaaaatgtgaaaacgTTGTAATTTTgtagtttggttggtttgatgTTTTCTTAGTGATATTTTTTCAAATTCTGaagttcagacttgaacatgtAATTGTTGTACCTATGTAGCAGCTTGGCTTTCTTGCAGAAATGCTCTGTCAGTGTGAAAATTCAAGACcttgagcagagaggaaaaacaaacccattaagtggtttaaaaaaaaaaaaaaagccataacTTTGTAAGGAGGCAGAGTAGTAAAGCAGAGCCATCATCTTATTTAGGTCAAAAGTGCAAATATTTAAGTACAgtatagctttttttttcctatgctaGTATGAAATTTGTAATATTTTGGTGCAGGTTTTTTATGGAGGTTGTTGTTTTTCATTggggtttttgctttgttttaggTTTCTTTTACATCCTATAGAATTTTCTTAAAAGTTTTAAGCTGAAAATTGTAGTAGGGTTTTAAACATGGCATGGAGCTGAGACTAGAAGAAAAGAACCTGCTTATGCGGAACCTGTTTCTTCTGGAAAGTCAGtgtaaaaaaattgtttctatGATCAACAAAGTAAATATACCCTATGAAAGGtcaagttggatggggctttgagcaacctgttctaaagatgtccctgctcatttcaggagggctggagtagatgacctttaaagtttccttccaaccccaaccattccatgatttgatGAAATATTAATTTGAAATCATAAAAGTtaattttgctgggttttttggggggtgttctGCAAATGTTATTGCTTGTATTTTTTATCCTGAATGAGGATTCAGGAAAATCTGTGAACAACCTcaagcaggaggaaaagtaTCAGCTGCTTCTCGTGGACATACCCAGTAGATATGGCACCATTGTATCCCATAGAAGAGTGCAAGTAGTGTGGCTCAGGCTGTAGTATATACAATTGGTTTTGCCCACCATTATGACATCATACTGGAACTAGAGAATTACAGTAACTAGTAGTGGAAATGATATGTGAAATGACCTTGTCCAGTCTGTTTCTGCTGGGGTTATTCTTTAcagcacagaatcccagcatagtgGGGATTggaaagggagctctggagaaaaCTTGTGACTGTATCTGTGATTGTGATATCCAAGATGGTGTCTGCATGCCTGTAACATGGTAGGTTATTGGTATAGAGAACAGTATTTCTTCCTGGTCTAGGAGAACCAACCGAGACTCACAAAATCTAAAACTTATTCCATTTTGCCTTACCGTAGGTGCTCAAAATTAGTTACTATAATGCAATTATTCCTACAATAATCAGTGAAAACAAAGATTCATTCAGTTGTTAGATGAGATAGTTGTTAAGCCAGATGAATTCAAAGTGAATGACTTGCCACAGGTGGCAAGGAAATGAGATCAGGGAAATCCTGATTACTGTATGCCATAATAATACCTGGTGACTGCATCATCTCTCACAAGTAGCAGTGGGAGTTTGTGTGGATGTAGTTCCTGAAACTTTTCTTAACATATTAATTGTCTAGATTTTGGGCTGGCAGGTTGAAGTTATGTTTTTGGGGAGGATTCATCTAATTGCCTACCAAGAAAAAATCAAGATTGATTTTCTTAATGTTATTTATGTAACTTTTTTCAATATTCAGACTTTTGTAAGTAGAGCtcattaggaagaaaataaattactataTCTACACTTTCCCTAGAACACCTTCGCATGGACCAGAAGGCTTAACCCCTCGTGGAGGACTAACTCCTAAACCTGTCGTTGGTACAACTCCTGGTAGGACTCCGCTGCGTGATAAACTGAACATCAACCcagaagagggaatggcagATTACAGTGACCCATCTTATGCAAAACAAATGGTAAGAAGTACTTAAGAAGTGTATATCAGCACTCTCTTAATTTTCAGGATTTTTAATTCTCATCTCCTGAACAGaatttttaataaaagcttATCTACAGGTCTGTACTCATCACTTGATAAAAACAAATCTTTCTGTCTAGAGCGACATTCAGTGTATTCAGTAAAAGCAGTCAAAAGCTATTTGTAAAAGAAGACAAAGATAAGTTTCTGCTTGTGTATTTGAAGCCAAGCAGAAAATGTATCTCAAACAAAGATTCATTTTTCTTACAATCATATGCAGCCCTCAAAACCTTCATCGTCTTGGCTTCCTGATTTACGTACAGGATTTTTTATATCAGTCTGTAGTGTTGAGAACATTGAGCTAAAGGAGTTTAATTTTTACCATTAGGAACTTGGGTTTGAAATGTCCAGTAATCTGAGTCTGATCCAGATACTTTTATCACCTTTGGCAACAGATGTTTTCATTCTTGGAGACTCAGCCAGATGTACCCAGACAATTAGACTCGCTATGAAAGGGCATATACCTAATAGGTAGCACCTTGGAAACTCCTTTGATGTGGGTGATTCTGCAGCCCTAACTGTTGCTTTGGATATCTCCCACCAGAGGTATTGACGTTTTTCTTTTTAGGCTAGGTAAGGATATCCACTTGAAGTTTTTTGGTGTGTTCTTGTGAAAATAACTCTTCTATATCAGAATTTCAgaaatcatcctcatagcttgAAGGACAAGGTTTATTTGATGTCCTAATACTTACTTCGGTTCTGTCTTGACCGTTTTATTGCAAACTGGCCTTTTTCTGCTAGAAGGAAAACTGAGGTTTCAGTTTCCTGATGGACTCCACTAATTTCCAGATCCAGTGCTATTTGCTCATGTAGTGCTGTGCCACAATCTCCAGATTTAGGAGTAACTGCAAGGAGAGGAGTTCCAGTTAGGATGGCAAGCACCCCCGTGTCCACTGTCAGTGTGGACACCTTTTTACATGCTTTCAGTTTCTTGAAAGGTATTTGTGTGAGTCTCTCCTGTTGTACTGAGACTCCTatttgagcaggtccagaggaggccgcAAAAaagatcagaggactggaacccctctgatatgaggaagagctgaggaaagttagagttgttcagcctggagaagagaaggttttggGAAAACCATATTATGGCCTTTCCATACTTAAAGGAAGGCTGccagaaagatgaggacaatcAGGGTGGTGAAACAATGGACCaagttacccagggaggtggtagtagccccatcccaggtcaggttggatggggctctgagcaatatgatctaattgaagatgtccctacctgttgggttggactaaatgaccttcagTGATCCCTTCCTACCTAAACCATCCTGGATTCCACTGGGAGGCATTGGTGCCATGCTGTTTTCTTACATGAGTGCATTACAACTTGGTTGAAGATTTAATTAGCTACCTTGTAAAGCTGTCTGTAGTTTTTCAGTGTCAGAGTTTCTGTGCATCATAGTGTGTGAACTCTGGGGTGGTGGTCTGTAGGCCAGCCTGCATTAGTAGCGTACCCATTTTGTTAGACTTCAgaggttttgtttctgctggctttgtaGAAGGTGAGGAAGGCCAGAGGATACTAGCTGTGCGTTGTTCATCACATCTGTTAATGTAGCTGGAGTCTTACTGTGTTTCACTTCAGCACATGAATCCAGAGCATGCACTAACAGCATTATGTTGGTATTTCAACAGGAGAGAGAGTCCCGTGAACACCTGCGCCTTGGCCTTATGGCGCTTCCTGCTCCAAAGAACGACTTTGAGATTGTTTTAcctgaaaatgcagaaaaagaacTTGAGGAACATGAAGTAGATGAAACCTTTGTAGAAGATGCTGCTGATATAGATGCCCGCAAGCAGGTAGGTGTGTGTGATGTGAGCAGtactttttgtttaaaatgcagTATGTTCCTTGGATGGTTTCCGCACGTTCTTGTGTGTGGAAATGTTACAGCTTCTTCAGGGTAACAAAGGAAGATGTGCCTGTTTTTTGTGCTGCCACCAGAGTGTGCATGCACAGAGGCTAGGCATGTGAGAATTGTGAATTTTGATTGTTTTCAGTTTCAGGCTATTTTCTCAAAGTTAagagctgctgtttgtgaaATGTAAGATAAGTATATACAAATCCAGGCAAATGGGTAGCACACAAATAGAAATCTGCCAGGCAATGAATAGGTCCCTTTTGTACGCGTCCTACCATGGGATTACGCTGACAGCCAAGTTGTGAATAGGCCctgagtgttttgttttgtttcagaatcAAGGAAGGCCACATAAAGTCCTGGTTTAAATTCTATTGGCTAAATAGCTGTACTGGCCACTAATTAGAGACACTTCAGGTTTTTCTGTTTATAAGAACaatctcttttccatttcttgcTTATCCTAATTTTTCTGATGCAAATCTTTTTGTTGCACAccttcaaattttttttttttttagttcagagGAGTTTTTGCCAATGTCTTTGCTTTGACATGTGaacaaaatatttgtaaaaatCCTATACTCTTATATCTTGTAATATGAAGAATTTGATTCCATAATATCCTGCAACATGATATCTGAGAATTTGATTCATGATGTCCCTTTTAGGAGGGAGCACATTATGTGTCTATATCTGCACGTCTTGTGTGTACAAATCCTGATGAAGTGTGTGTAGAATAGAGACAAGAATTTGAGTTGTAATATCATACAAGGGAATACCATCCTGTCTGTCAAATGATGCTGTGAACATGGCTGGGATTAGAATATCAGATTTTGGCCGTCATCCCCAAAAGTGGAGTATAAGGGCATTATGTCATATTTTTACACATTTTTGCAGGTATTGTTTCAGTGAATTTACTTTATGTCATTGAAGAGGACAAATATAGTCCCAGCTGCAAATTTAAGAGTCTGTCTTTTCCTGTTGATTTTGTGTCTAGAGAATTAGAGTGGTAGTCAAACGTAATGTGAAGAAACCATAAAGCATGAAGTCTACTGGGGttgaggctgcaggagagcattgagactggaaattacttttttagGATCTCTTTCCTTTTAGTCTGCTGTGCTCTTCTTGCTTACTTTAGAAGCAGTAGTTTATGATGTGACCACGTTATTTGGCTCTGGCTTCATAACATGGAGTCCTTAAGGAATCTTTGCTGCAGTAATCAATtagtttttatatatatataagtttTAGTATATTTCTGTATGTGACACTTAGCTTGTTTGTCTGTCTAGGCTCTCCGAGAAGCAGAGCGTGCAAAGGAGCTgaagaggatgcacaaagcagttCAGAAGAATCTACCACGGCCCTCAGAAGTGAGTCAAAGCAAGATTAActttcaagaaaaagaaataggtaGAAAAGTTTTAACTATTACAGGAGAAAATACAGTCTGAGTGTATCATGAGAGGATAAAAGTTCCATTTGATGGTGCTGATTTCAACATCACAGGAAACTTTCACAGTGAAATTGTCATGAGGTATTCCATATGCACAAATGAAAGCACAGCTAGGTGTTGGAGTTGCTGTATGCAGTGTGTCACACTGCAAGGGATTTTGACACCTGTTCTGCATGATTTACCTGATACATAAAATTCATACTTGTGTGAAGGTATGTGCATTTAATGCGATCTTTAGTGTATATGATGTTAATgaacatatttttttatttctggccAGGTTAATGAAACAATACTGAGACCCTTAAATGTGGAGCCACCTCTAACAGACCTGCAGAAAAGTGAAGAGCTGATAAAAAAAGAGATGATTACTATGCTTCATTTTGATCTTCTACACCACCCGTTTGGAGAACTGACTAGTGGTAAGAAGGGGAAGGGCCCAGGATTTGGAAGCAACAATGCAGAACATATGGCTTACTTGGAACAAAATCCTTATGAGAAGTTCTCCAAAGAGGATCTCAAGAAGGTGAGATGATATGGACTAATTACAGGCACCTGATGTCTCCTTCCTTATGGTCCTGTaaacttgtatttaaaaaaacccaaaaaaccaaaaacgtGGAGCCATGCCTGCACAGAATTTAGATGGGAGATCTTCAGAGGGTTGTGTGACAAATAAGGCTGTGAGGACAAATCAG
It encodes the following:
- the CDC5L gene encoding cell division cycle 5-like protein: MPRIMIKGGVWRNTEDEILKAAVMKYGKNQWSRIASLLHRKSAKQCKARWYEWLDPSIKKTEWSREEEEKLLHLAKLMPTQWRTIAPIIGRTAAQCLEHYEFLLDKAAQRDNEEETADDPRKLKPGEIDPNPETKPARPDPIDMDEDELEMLSEARARLANTQGKKAKRKAREKQLEEARRLAALQKRRELRAAGIEIQKKRKKKRGVDYNAEIPFEKKPAPGFYDTSEENYQSLDADFRKLRQQDLDGELRSEREGRERKKDKQHMKRKKESDLPSAILQTSGVSEFTKKRSKLVLPAPQISDSELEEVVKVGQASEIARQTAEESGITNSASSTLLSEYNVTNNSIALRTPKTPAAQDRILQEAQNLMALTNVDTPLKGGLNTPLHESDFSGVTPQKQVVQTPNTVLSTPFRTPSHGPEGLTPRGGLTPKPVVGTTPGRTPLRDKLNINPEEGMADYSDPSYAKQMERESREHLRLGLMALPAPKNDFEIVLPENAEKELEEHEVDETFVEDAADIDARKQALREAERAKELKRMHKAVQKNLPRPSEVNETILRPLNVEPPLTDLQKSEELIKKEMITMLHFDLLHHPFGELTSGKKGKGPGFGSNNAEHMAYLEQNPYEKFSKEDLKKAQDLLAQEMEVVKQGMGHGELSSEAYNQVWEECYSQVLYLPGQSRYTRANLASKKDRIESLEKRLEINRGHMTTEAKRAAKMEKKLKILLGGYQSRAMGLIKQLNDLWDQIEQAHLELRTFEELKKHEDAAIPRRLECLKEDVQRQQEREKELQQRFADFMLDKETFQAKY